The Leifsonia sp. 1010 genome has a segment encoding these proteins:
- a CDS encoding ROK family protein, producing the protein MTADTRTPPPAAAPLGDGAPVLAFDVGGTDTKAALVDDAGRLLQVVRIPTPHAGEATGDAVVTAVAGLAERFRQEHPDIAPRAAGLLVPGHVDDDAGIGVFAENLGWRDFPFRDRAEAALGIPVAFSHDVRGAGEAEHRLGAAAPYRDVVVMAIGTGIAGAIFLDGRLHTGGGMAGEMGHSRVADGPLCACGGIGCLEAVASAAAIARRYNALTGADVPGAREVLALAQAGDEAAQSVWDSAVDALALDLSHTVALLAPEAVVIGGGLAQAGPALFEPLAQKLNAILTFHRRPVLLPASIGENAGLIGAALRARDRLAASTSTSMASASTASAASAPSTAEVAS; encoded by the coding sequence GTGACCGCTGACACCCGAACCCCGCCACCGGCCGCCGCTCCGCTGGGAGACGGCGCACCGGTGCTGGCCTTCGACGTCGGAGGAACGGACACCAAGGCCGCCCTCGTCGACGACGCCGGCCGCCTGCTGCAGGTGGTGCGCATCCCGACCCCGCATGCCGGGGAGGCGACCGGCGACGCCGTGGTGACCGCGGTCGCCGGTCTCGCCGAGCGCTTCCGGCAGGAGCATCCGGACATCGCGCCGCGCGCGGCCGGGCTGCTGGTGCCCGGCCACGTGGACGACGACGCCGGGATCGGCGTCTTCGCCGAGAACCTGGGCTGGCGCGACTTCCCGTTCCGCGACCGGGCGGAGGCCGCACTCGGCATCCCGGTGGCGTTCAGCCACGACGTGCGCGGGGCCGGAGAGGCCGAGCACCGGCTCGGCGCCGCCGCGCCCTACCGCGACGTGGTCGTCATGGCGATCGGCACCGGCATCGCCGGAGCGATCTTCCTCGACGGCCGCTTGCACACAGGCGGCGGCATGGCGGGCGAGATGGGGCACTCCCGAGTCGCCGACGGCCCGCTCTGCGCCTGCGGCGGCATCGGCTGCCTCGAGGCGGTCGCCTCGGCCGCAGCCATCGCGCGCCGGTACAACGCGCTCACCGGGGCGGACGTCCCGGGTGCGCGGGAGGTGCTCGCGCTGGCGCAGGCCGGAGACGAGGCCGCTCAGAGCGTGTGGGACTCCGCGGTGGATGCGCTGGCGCTCGACCTGTCGCACACCGTCGCGCTGCTGGCGCCCGAGGCCGTGGTGATCGGCGGCGGACTGGCGCAGGCCGGCCCCGCGCTGTTCGAGCCGCTCGCGCAGAAGCTGAACGCCATCCTCACCTTCCACCGGCGGCCGGTGCTGCTGCCCGCGAGCATCGGCGAGAACGCCGGGCTCATCGGCGCGGCCCTGCGGGCGCGCGACCGGCTGGCCGCATCCACCTCGACGTCGATGGCGTCGGCGTCGACCGCATCCGCCGCATCCGCCCCATCCACCGCCGAGGTGGCGTCGTGA
- a CDS encoding 1-phosphofructokinase family hexose kinase, whose protein sequence is MILTVTPNPALDLTYRVALLEPGETHRAAAPAVRAGGKGLNVARVLTQTGAAAFILTTAGGPPGLRLADDLEASHLPSELVPVAVPTRSSVAVVDESTGETTVINETGGTLSAAEWTALHDAVDRLVVPAACVVGSGSLPPDAPDDVYARIVAAAATRGLPSVIDAVGTPLVRAAEAGASVVKPNRRELTETTGHDDPVDGARVLLDAGAGLVLVSLGADGMLAVPRDGAPVHARLGSPLTGNATGAGDAAVAAVASLLAVGVTDPSVLVRRATAWSAAAVLAPLAGELAPEFREFEGRIETG, encoded by the coding sequence GTGATCCTCACCGTCACGCCGAACCCGGCCCTCGATCTCACCTACCGCGTGGCCCTGCTGGAGCCGGGCGAGACGCACCGCGCCGCCGCCCCCGCCGTCCGAGCCGGCGGCAAGGGGCTCAACGTCGCACGGGTGCTCACCCAGACCGGGGCCGCTGCCTTCATCCTCACCACCGCCGGCGGTCCCCCCGGACTGCGGCTGGCCGACGACCTCGAGGCGTCGCACCTGCCCTCGGAGCTGGTGCCCGTCGCCGTGCCGACCCGCAGCAGCGTCGCGGTCGTCGACGAGTCCACCGGCGAGACGACCGTGATCAACGAGACGGGTGGCACGCTCAGCGCGGCCGAGTGGACGGCGCTGCACGACGCCGTCGACCGGCTCGTCGTGCCCGCCGCCTGCGTCGTGGGGTCGGGCAGCCTCCCGCCCGACGCCCCGGACGACGTCTACGCCCGCATCGTCGCGGCGGCCGCCACCCGCGGTCTGCCGAGCGTGATCGACGCGGTGGGTACACCGCTCGTGCGCGCGGCCGAAGCCGGCGCCTCCGTGGTGAAACCCAACCGTCGCGAGCTGACGGAGACGACCGGCCACGACGACCCGGTGGACGGCGCGCGCGTGCTTCTCGACGCCGGCGCCGGGCTGGTGCTCGTGTCGCTCGGTGCCGACGGGATGCTCGCCGTGCCGCGCGACGGAGCACCCGTCCACGCGCGGCTCGGGTCGCCCCTGACCGGCAATGCCACCGGCGCCGGGGATGCGGCGGTCGCCGCGGTCGCAAGCCTGCTCGCCGTCGGCGTCACCGACCCGTCGGTGCTCGTCCGCCGCGCCACCGCCTGGTCTGCCGCCGCCGTGCTCGCGCCGCTCGCCGGCGAGCTCGCCCCGGAATTCCGGGAGTTCGAGGGGCGCATCGAGACCGGCTGA
- a CDS encoding class II fructose-bisphosphate aldolase: MPLVPTADLLHAAVGRHTGLAAFNIIQLETAEALVDAAEQTGLPVILQISQNCVAYHGSLDPIASATLALARASTAHVAVHLDHAEDEQLARQAVELGFGSVMFDGATLDYDSNVAATVRVVEHAHANDVLVEAELGEIGGKDGAHAPAVRTDPDEARRFVEETGVDALAVAVGSSHAMTERTASLDLDLIARLRHAVPVPLVLHGSSGVADETIEAAIRAGITKVNVSTHLNRFFTDAIRAYLSAHPDVVDPRKYVREGRAAVTREAARLMTLFDVAGGTESAQR; this comes from the coding sequence ATGCCCCTCGTCCCCACTGCCGACCTGCTGCACGCGGCTGTCGGCCGCCACACGGGGCTCGCCGCGTTCAACATCATCCAGCTGGAGACCGCCGAGGCCCTCGTCGACGCGGCCGAGCAGACCGGGCTCCCGGTCATCCTGCAGATCTCGCAGAACTGCGTCGCCTACCACGGCTCGCTCGACCCCATCGCGTCGGCGACCCTCGCCCTCGCCCGCGCGTCGACGGCGCATGTCGCCGTGCACCTCGACCACGCCGAGGACGAGCAGCTCGCGCGGCAGGCGGTCGAACTGGGCTTCGGCTCGGTCATGTTCGACGGAGCGACGCTCGACTACGACAGCAACGTCGCCGCCACCGTGCGCGTCGTCGAGCACGCCCACGCCAACGACGTGCTGGTGGAGGCGGAACTGGGCGAGATCGGCGGGAAGGACGGCGCGCACGCTCCGGCCGTCCGGACCGACCCCGACGAGGCCCGCCGCTTCGTCGAGGAGACCGGCGTCGACGCCCTCGCCGTCGCCGTCGGCAGCTCCCACGCAATGACCGAGCGGACCGCCTCGCTCGACCTCGATCTCATCGCCCGGCTGCGACACGCCGTGCCGGTTCCTCTGGTCCTGCACGGCTCCAGCGGTGTGGCGGATGAGACGATCGAGGCGGCGATCCGCGCAGGGATCACCAAGGTCAACGTCTCCACCCACCTCAACCGGTTCTTCACGGACGCGATCCGGGCGTACCTCAGCGCGCATCCCGATGTGGTGGACCCGCGGAAATACGTGCGGGAGGGACGCGCCGCGGTGACCAGGGAGGCGGCACGCCTGATGACCCTGTTCGATGTGGCAGGCGGAACGGAGAGTGCACAGCGATGA
- a CDS encoding DeoR/GlpR family DNA-binding transcription regulator yields the protein MNRAERLNAVLDLLAEAGQIEVDDIVAKLDVSAATARRDLDALASQQLLTRTRGGAIGQSVAYDLPIRYKREQHAPEKLRIAQAASALVPRGAVVGLCGGTTSTAVATVLGSRPDLMEPSPHPSLTVVTNAINIAAQLVMRPQIKTVMTGGVVHARSYELVGPYSDVVLEKITMDIAFIGVNGIDPVVGATVHDEGEASVNSLMARRATRAVVVADSSKIGRKAFATLGGPKVLTTLITDEGITAEQRAAFVEQGIEVIVA from the coding sequence ATGAACAGAGCCGAACGGCTGAACGCCGTGCTCGACCTGCTGGCCGAGGCAGGCCAGATCGAGGTCGACGACATCGTGGCCAAGCTGGATGTGTCGGCGGCCACCGCACGCCGCGACCTCGACGCCCTGGCGTCGCAGCAGCTGCTCACCCGCACCCGCGGCGGAGCGATCGGCCAGTCGGTCGCCTACGACCTGCCCATCCGGTACAAGCGCGAGCAGCACGCGCCCGAGAAGCTGAGGATCGCGCAGGCGGCGAGCGCTCTCGTGCCGCGCGGCGCCGTGGTCGGCCTGTGCGGCGGGACGACCAGCACCGCCGTCGCGACCGTGCTCGGGTCGCGCCCCGACCTCATGGAGCCCTCGCCGCATCCCAGTCTCACCGTCGTCACCAACGCCATCAACATCGCCGCTCAGCTGGTGATGCGGCCGCAGATCAAGACCGTGATGACCGGCGGTGTGGTGCACGCGCGCTCGTACGAGCTCGTCGGGCCGTACAGCGACGTCGTGCTGGAGAAGATCACGATGGACATCGCGTTCATCGGCGTCAACGGCATCGACCCGGTGGTCGGCGCGACTGTGCACGACGAGGGCGAGGCGAGCGTCAACTCGCTGATGGCGCGCCGGGCGACCCGCGCCGTCGTGGTGGCCGACTCGTCCAAGATCGGCCGCAAGGCGTTCGCGACCCTCGGCGGTCCGAAGGTGTTGACGACCCTAATCACCGACGAGGGCATCACCGCCGAGCAGCGTGCCGCGTTCGTCGAGCAGGGCATCGAGGTGATCGTCGCGTGA
- the nagA gene encoding N-acetylglucosamine-6-phosphate deacetylase: MSDGYLIHSARLVDGGTVVEDGWVRFDGDMIAAVGSGATWRDEPGVVDAAGTDRVSVTDAGGAWLTPGFVDIHVHGGGGASFDDGPSAIAQALELHRRHGTTRSVLSLVTAPVPELARRVREVATLTAADPRILGSHLEGPFLDVGHKGAHDPALLRSATAADIELLVDAAAGTLRQVTIAPELPGGMDAVRAFSAAGAAVAVGHTAADYDQALAAFDAGASILTHAFNAMPGLHHRAPGPVAAAARTPGVTLEIVNDGVHVHPEMVRVAFAAAPGRMALVTDAMAAAGSADGDYVLGSLDVEVRDGVARLAGGGSIAGSTLTLDDALRRAVLEVGIPVADAVRALTETPAAAVGRGHDLGRLAPGYAADAVLLDADFRVRRVWAAGAPVA, encoded by the coding sequence GTGAGCGACGGCTATCTCATCCACTCGGCGCGGCTGGTGGACGGCGGCACGGTCGTCGAGGACGGCTGGGTGCGGTTCGACGGCGACATGATCGCCGCGGTCGGCAGCGGCGCGACGTGGCGCGACGAGCCTGGTGTGGTGGATGCGGCCGGCACAGATCGCGTGTCCGTGACCGATGCGGGCGGTGCGTGGCTCACGCCCGGCTTCGTCGACATCCACGTCCACGGCGGCGGGGGCGCCAGCTTCGACGACGGGCCGTCCGCGATCGCCCAGGCGCTGGAGCTGCACCGGCGGCACGGCACCACCCGCTCGGTGCTGTCACTCGTCACGGCACCGGTGCCGGAGCTCGCCCGCCGGGTGCGGGAAGTGGCCACGCTCACGGCGGCCGACCCGCGCATCCTCGGGTCGCACCTGGAGGGGCCGTTCTTGGACGTCGGGCACAAAGGCGCCCACGACCCGGCGCTGCTGCGCTCGGCGACGGCTGCCGATATCGAGCTGCTCGTGGATGCCGCGGCCGGCACCCTGCGCCAGGTCACCATCGCGCCGGAACTCCCCGGCGGCATGGACGCCGTGCGCGCCTTCTCCGCCGCCGGCGCGGCCGTGGCGGTCGGCCACACCGCCGCCGATTACGACCAGGCGCTGGCCGCTTTCGACGCGGGCGCGAGCATCCTCACGCACGCGTTCAACGCCATGCCCGGACTGCACCACCGCGCGCCGGGACCGGTCGCCGCAGCCGCCCGCACCCCGGGGGTGACGCTCGAGATCGTCAACGACGGCGTGCACGTCCACCCGGAGATGGTCCGGGTCGCCTTCGCCGCCGCCCCTGGCCGGATGGCGCTGGTGACGGACGCGATGGCCGCCGCCGGGTCCGCCGACGGCGACTACGTGCTCGGGTCGCTCGACGTCGAGGTGCGCGACGGGGTCGCCCGGCTCGCCGGCGGCGGGTCGATCGCCGGTTCGACGCTCACCCTCGACGACGCGCTGCGGCGCGCGGTGCTCGAGGTCGGCATCCCGGTCGCCGACGCGGTGCGCGCGCTCACCGAGACGCCGGCCGCAGCCGTCGGCCGTGGCCACGACCTCGGCCGTCTGGCCCCGGGCTACGCGGCCGACGCCGTACTGCTGGACGCCGACTTCCGCGTCCGCCGGGTGTGGGCGGCGGGCGCTCCCGTCGCCTGA
- a CDS encoding MFS transporter yields the protein MTATSTTPARIAPKFPWTGLIALAAATFLSVTSEMIPTGLLPDMSSSLGVSEAQIGLLVTVFAFTVVVTSAPLTALTRRWPRHGLLIGILVVLGISNALTAIAPDYAFVVGSRVLGGVAHGMFWSIVGAYAGHLVPKEQIGRAVSITLGGGTLAFVLGVPLGTFAGHVFGWRLSFGLLAALMMVGAVVIWKFLPAVEREADGKRRRERDRTVPRPRDRTIPLVIMVCVIAAVTMVGHYAFYTFVVPFLTGPMGVPSGNVGALLFIYGIAGAGGLILAGSVFGPRPQLGLILALVVTGIAVAALALLAGQIVLALIAFILWGLAFGALPPLLQTRMLHTSSPAFRDTASALYTTSFNVGIGGGALVGALIFDAGGLMVLPWAYVGLLVVSVALVLVVGRMSRAVVASH from the coding sequence ATGACTGCCACTTCGACGACTCCGGCGCGCATCGCGCCGAAATTCCCGTGGACCGGGCTGATCGCCCTGGCCGCGGCCACCTTCCTCTCCGTCACCAGCGAGATGATCCCGACCGGCCTGCTGCCGGACATGAGCTCCTCGCTCGGCGTGAGCGAGGCCCAGATCGGGCTTCTCGTGACCGTGTTCGCGTTCACCGTCGTGGTCACCAGCGCCCCGTTGACGGCGCTGACCCGGCGCTGGCCGCGCCACGGCCTGCTGATCGGCATCCTCGTCGTGCTCGGCATCTCGAACGCGCTCACCGCGATCGCGCCGGACTATGCCTTCGTGGTCGGCTCGCGCGTGCTCGGCGGAGTCGCGCACGGCATGTTCTGGTCGATCGTCGGCGCGTACGCCGGCCACCTGGTGCCCAAGGAGCAGATCGGCCGTGCCGTCTCGATCACCCTCGGCGGCGGGACGCTGGCGTTCGTGCTCGGTGTGCCGCTCGGCACGTTCGCGGGGCACGTCTTCGGCTGGCGGCTGTCGTTCGGCCTGCTCGCCGCGCTCATGATGGTGGGTGCAGTCGTCATCTGGAAGTTCCTCCCGGCGGTCGAGCGGGAGGCGGACGGCAAGCGGCGGCGTGAACGTGACCGCACGGTTCCTAGGCCGCGCGACCGCACCATCCCGCTGGTCATCATGGTCTGCGTGATCGCGGCCGTCACCATGGTCGGGCACTACGCGTTCTACACGTTCGTCGTGCCGTTCCTGACGGGGCCGATGGGCGTGCCGTCGGGCAACGTCGGTGCGCTCCTGTTCATCTACGGGATCGCGGGCGCGGGCGGTCTGATACTGGCTGGTTCGGTGTTCGGTCCGCGGCCGCAGCTGGGGCTGATCCTCGCGCTCGTCGTGACCGGGATCGCCGTGGCGGCGCTCGCCCTGCTCGCCGGCCAGATCGTGCTCGCGCTTATCGCATTCATCCTCTGGGGACTCGCTTTCGGCGCGCTCCCGCCGCTGCTCCAGACGCGGATGCTGCACACCTCGTCGCCCGCGTTCCGCGACACCGCGAGCGCGCTGTACACGACGTCCTTCAACGTCGGGATCGGCGGTGGCGCGCTCGTCGGAGCGCTCATCTTCGACGCGGGCGGCCTGATGGTGCTGCCGTGGGCGTACGTGGGGCTGCTGGTGGTGTCGGTCGCGCTCGTGCTCGTGGTCGGACGCATGTCGCGAGCGGTCGTCGCGTCGCACTGA
- a CDS encoding isochorismatase family cysteine hydrolase encodes MTGPTLVVVDMQQVFGDPASPWLTPRFADAEAVIAGMVPAFERVVFTRFIAPERPEGAWVPYYEQWPFALVPADDPIYDLVLAFRDTGHPVVTETTFGKWGTALREALDGSQDVVLAGVSTDCCVLSTALGAADAGVRIRVAADACAGLSDADHQRALDAMALYAPLIEISDSAAILDGLR; translated from the coding sequence ATGACCGGCCCGACGCTCGTCGTCGTCGACATGCAGCAGGTGTTCGGTGACCCGGCGAGCCCCTGGCTCACCCCGCGCTTCGCGGACGCGGAGGCCGTGATCGCCGGGATGGTGCCCGCCTTCGAGCGCGTCGTGTTCACCCGCTTCATCGCACCGGAGCGGCCGGAGGGCGCCTGGGTGCCGTACTACGAGCAGTGGCCGTTCGCGCTCGTCCCGGCCGACGACCCGATCTACGACCTGGTGCTCGCCTTCCGCGACACCGGGCATCCGGTGGTCACCGAGACGACGTTCGGCAAGTGGGGTACCGCGCTGCGGGAGGCGCTCGACGGGTCGCAGGATGTGGTGCTCGCCGGCGTCTCCACGGACTGCTGCGTGCTGAGCACGGCGCTGGGAGCCGCGGACGCGGGCGTGCGCATCCGGGTCGCGGCCGACGCGTGCGCCGGCCTCAGCGATGCCGACCACCAGCGGGCCCTGGACGCGATGGCGCTGTACGCGCCGCTGATCGAGATCTCGGACAGCGCTGCCATTCTCGACGGCCTCCGGTAG
- a CDS encoding cytosine permease has translation MTSTGEDAPDTRSGAASAFDVELNGLNTIHESERKGRPRDLFWPWFGANVSVFGLSYGSFLLGFGISFWQATIVGVIGIVASFLLCGVIALAGKRGSAPTMVLSRAVFGVEGNRVPSALSWLLTVGWETVLVSLAALATATVFEQLGWEGGVVTKLVALIVVVALVIVGGVIGFNLIMRMQMVITIVTGVLTVVYILLVLNHIDLGAVAALPAGDAPHVIGGFVFMLTGFGLGWVNAAADYSRYLPRSARSGGVVGWTTFGSSLAPVILLIFGILLAGSSSKLSEAIAADPIGALASLLPTWFLVPFVIVAVLGLVGGAVLDIYSSGLALLSVGVRVPRYVAAGIDGIIMTAGAIYVVFFATDFLGPFQGFLITLGVPIAAWCGIFIADIQLRRRDYAEPELYDRRGRYGAIRWLPIALIVVGTAIGWGLVTNGSASWLAWQGYLLGPIGGKEGDWAFANLGVLVALVIGYLGTLLFSRNAVRRQEER, from the coding sequence ATGACCAGCACCGGTGAGGACGCGCCCGATACCCGTTCGGGCGCGGCGTCCGCTTTCGACGTGGAGCTGAACGGGCTCAACACCATTCACGAGAGTGAGCGGAAGGGGCGGCCGCGCGACCTGTTCTGGCCGTGGTTCGGCGCCAACGTCTCGGTGTTCGGGCTCAGCTACGGGTCGTTCCTGCTCGGCTTCGGCATCTCGTTCTGGCAGGCGACCATCGTCGGCGTCATCGGGATCGTCGCCTCGTTCCTGCTGTGCGGCGTGATCGCGCTCGCCGGAAAGCGCGGATCCGCGCCGACGATGGTGCTCAGCCGCGCCGTGTTCGGGGTGGAGGGCAACCGGGTGCCCTCGGCGCTGTCGTGGCTGCTCACGGTCGGATGGGAGACCGTGCTCGTCTCGCTCGCCGCGCTCGCCACCGCGACCGTGTTCGAACAACTCGGCTGGGAGGGCGGGGTCGTCACCAAGCTGGTGGCCCTCATCGTCGTCGTCGCGCTCGTCATCGTCGGCGGCGTGATCGGCTTCAACCTGATCATGCGCATGCAGATGGTCATCACGATCGTGACCGGCGTGCTGACCGTGGTCTACATCCTGCTGGTCCTGAACCACATCGACCTCGGCGCCGTCGCGGCGCTCCCCGCTGGAGACGCGCCGCACGTGATCGGCGGGTTCGTCTTCATGCTCACCGGCTTCGGGCTCGGCTGGGTGAACGCCGCCGCCGACTACTCCCGCTACCTGCCGCGCAGCGCCCGCAGCGGGGGAGTGGTGGGATGGACGACCTTCGGCTCGTCGCTCGCCCCGGTCATCCTGCTGATCTTCGGCATCCTGCTCGCCGGCTCCTCCTCGAAGCTGAGCGAGGCCATCGCCGCCGACCCGATCGGCGCGCTCGCGTCGCTGCTGCCCACCTGGTTCCTGGTGCCGTTCGTCATCGTCGCCGTTCTCGGGCTCGTCGGCGGTGCCGTGCTCGACATCTACTCGTCCGGGCTGGCGCTGCTCAGCGTGGGCGTCCGCGTCCCGCGGTACGTCGCCGCGGGCATCGACGGCATCATCATGACCGCCGGCGCGATCTATGTCGTGTTCTTCGCTACCGACTTCCTCGGCCCGTTCCAGGGGTTCCTCATCACGCTGGGCGTGCCGATCGCCGCCTGGTGCGGCATCTTCATCGCCGACATCCAGCTGCGCCGCCGCGACTACGCGGAGCCCGAGCTATATGACCGGCGCGGTCGCTACGGCGCCATCCGCTGGCTGCCGATCGCGCTGATCGTGGTCGGAACCGCGATCGGCTGGGGCCTCGTCACCAACGGTTCCGCCTCGTGGCTGGCCTGGCAGGGATACCTCCTCGGCCCGATCGGCGGCAAGGAGGGCGACTGGGCCTTCGCGAACCTGGGCGTGCTCGTCGCGCTGGTCATCGGCTACCTGGGCACGCTGCTGTTCTCTCGCAACGCGGTGCGCCGGCAGGAGGAGCGATGA
- a CDS encoding PIN domain-containing protein, protein MILLDTNVLSEFAKPEPDPRVLSWFASVEDELRISVVTVMEMLTGANRMQDGRRSEHKAGIILEILGYYHARTLPFDPVAAAECATIRSVREAAGRPIALADAMIAATALAAEADAVATRDKDFADVGVPVINPWAA, encoded by the coding sequence ATGATCCTGCTCGACACGAACGTCCTGTCGGAGTTCGCGAAGCCCGAGCCGGACCCGCGTGTGCTGTCCTGGTTCGCCTCCGTCGAGGACGAGCTGCGAATCTCGGTCGTCACCGTCATGGAGATGCTCACCGGAGCCAATCGCATGCAGGACGGCCGTCGGTCGGAACACAAGGCCGGGATCATCCTCGAGATCCTCGGGTACTACCACGCCCGCACGCTCCCGTTCGATCCGGTCGCCGCGGCGGAGTGCGCCACTATCAGATCGGTCCGGGAGGCGGCGGGCCGCCCGATCGCGCTCGCCGACGCCATGATCGCAGCAACGGCCCTCGCCGCCGAAGCTGACGCAGTGGCGACGCGGGACAAGGATTTCGCCGACGTGGGCGTCCCCGTCATTAATCCCTGGGCTGCCTGA
- the purU gene encoding formyltetrahydrofolate deformylase, giving the protein MTDSSASNHWVLTFSCSDRPGIVHAVSGAIVAARGNITESQQFASTDTGRFFMRLQVESAAGRDEFERALAPVVEEFGMTHRVDNVGRPLRTLVLVSKAAHCLNDLLFRQRAGQLPVEIPLVLSNHDTLSDLAGFYGVPFESRAVTDPASKAAFEQRILEAVDEHDIELVVLARYMQILSPELCERLAGRAINIHHSFLPGFKGANPYRQAHARGVKLIGATAHFVTSDLDEGPIIEQNVVRVDHSNTVQELVAIGQDEESRTLTQAVKWFAEDRVLLDGARTIIFR; this is encoded by the coding sequence GTGACCGACTCCTCCGCCTCCAACCACTGGGTGCTCACCTTCAGCTGCTCCGACCGCCCCGGGATCGTGCACGCGGTCAGCGGCGCGATCGTCGCCGCGCGCGGCAACATCACCGAGAGCCAGCAGTTCGCGAGCACCGACACCGGCCGCTTCTTCATGCGGCTGCAGGTGGAGTCGGCGGCGGGACGCGACGAGTTCGAGCGCGCGCTCGCCCCGGTGGTCGAGGAGTTCGGGATGACGCACCGGGTCGACAATGTCGGCCGTCCGCTCCGGACGCTGGTACTCGTGTCGAAGGCCGCGCACTGCCTCAACGACCTGCTGTTCCGTCAGCGCGCGGGCCAGCTGCCGGTCGAGATCCCGCTCGTGCTCTCCAACCACGACACCCTCAGCGACCTCGCCGGGTTCTACGGCGTGCCCTTCGAGTCGCGGGCCGTCACCGACCCTGCGTCGAAGGCGGCGTTCGAGCAGCGCATCCTCGAGGCGGTCGACGAGCACGACATCGAGCTGGTGGTGCTCGCCCGGTACATGCAGATCCTCTCGCCGGAGCTGTGCGAGCGCCTCGCCGGGCGCGCGATCAACATCCACCACTCCTTCCTCCCCGGCTTCAAGGGCGCCAACCCGTACCGCCAGGCGCACGCGCGCGGCGTCAAGCTGATCGGAGCGACCGCCCACTTCGTCACCAGCGATCTCGACGAAGGGCCGATCATCGAGCAGAACGTCGTCCGGGTCGACCACAGCAACACTGTGCAGGAGCTGGTCGCGATCGGGCAGGACGAGGAGAGCCGGACGCTGACGCAGGCCGTGAAGTGGTTCGCGGAGGACCGCGTGCTGCTCGACGGCGCGCGCACCATCATCTTCCGTTGA
- a CDS encoding YrdB family protein — translation MTSAPDQHARLTVGPNDILRFVLELFAIVSLGIWGFLAWPLPWNILVGIGAPVVAILLWALFRSPRAVLHVDPFVKAIVEIVVMGSAAFAWWDLGQPVVAIVFAVIATISGVINGRREFS, via the coding sequence GTGACCTCAGCACCCGACCAGCACGCCCGGCTCACGGTGGGGCCGAACGACATCCTGCGCTTCGTCCTGGAGCTGTTCGCCATCGTCTCGCTGGGCATCTGGGGCTTCCTGGCCTGGCCGCTGCCGTGGAACATCCTCGTCGGCATCGGCGCTCCGGTCGTGGCCATCCTGCTGTGGGCGCTGTTCCGCTCGCCGCGCGCGGTGCTGCACGTCGACCCGTTCGTGAAGGCGATCGTCGAGATCGTCGTGATGGGCTCCGCTGCGTTCGCCTGGTGGGACCTCGGCCAGCCGGTGGTCGCCATCGTCTTCGCGGTGATCGCGACCATCAGCGGCGTGATCAACGGACGGCGCGAGTTCTCATGA